The following are from one region of the Deltaproteobacteria bacterium genome:
- a CDS encoding methyltransferase domain-containing protein, whose protein sequence is MGVELVCPSCGKGRIEIGDLTASCGKCEALYDAKNGVPDLAPSLVIRPGVAQRFMQAAWVVSIYESRLWRKGPAFSCLAGIDFDSEFRAVLESAAPLPDSRILDIACGSGLYTRPLAVKVPRGSVVGLDLSRPMLSYAAKRAKTEGLSNVSFVRASALALPFADASFDAVNLCGALHLFPDPALAVSEAGRVLATGGRFTVAAVGEGGGIIPAVQSAIASLMGIRSFTRDQLSVMFRSAGFSDVRPILETPRWIVMRGIKA, encoded by the coding sequence ATGGGCGTGGAACTTGTGTGTCCTTCATGCGGAAAGGGGCGCATTGAAATCGGTGACCTGACCGCGTCGTGCGGCAAATGCGAAGCCCTTTACGACGCAAAAAACGGCGTACCCGACCTTGCCCCAAGCCTTGTGATACGCCCCGGCGTTGCCCAGCGTTTCATGCAGGCGGCCTGGGTGGTGTCCATTTATGAAAGCAGACTCTGGCGCAAGGGCCCGGCCTTTTCCTGTCTTGCCGGGATCGATTTCGACTCCGAATTCAGGGCGGTCCTGGAATCCGCTGCGCCTTTGCCCGATTCCAGAATTCTGGACATAGCCTGCGGCTCCGGCCTTTACACGAGGCCCCTGGCCGTCAAGGTGCCCAGGGGAAGCGTGGTGGGCCTGGACCTGTCGCGCCCGATGCTCTCGTACGCCGCAAAAAGGGCGAAAACGGAGGGGCTTTCCAACGTCTCGTTCGTGAGGGCCAGCGCCCTTGCCCTGCCCTTTGCCGACGCCTCCTTCGACGCCGTGAACCTCTGCGGCGCGCTCCACCTTTTCCCAGACCCGGCCCTGGCCGTGAGCGAGGCGGGCCGGGTGCTCGCGACCGGCGGACGCTTCACCGTGGCCGCAGTGGGCGAGGGCGGAGGAATAATCCCGGCTGTCCAGTCAGCCATTGCAAGCCTCATGGGCATCCGCTCGTTCACCCGCGACCAGTTGTCCGTGATGTTTCGATCCGCAGGCTTTTCTGATGTGAGGCCGATACTGGAAACGCCGAGATGGATAGTGATGAGGGGGATAAAGGCTTAG
- a CDS encoding TVP38/TMEM64 family protein, which translates to MSTGKGRTVRLLVLASAAAAIGLFFASGLHRHFTLEQAGLYREKFSHAYSSDTFFVIALYFCVYVAATALSLPGAAILSLLGGAIFGLWAGVVIVSFASSLGALAACALCRFVFRDWVEKKFGERLVAINRGIENEGAFYLFGLRLVPVFPFWLVNLAMGLTSMRLRTFYWVSQLGMFPATVVFINAGKELGRIRNTSDILSPSLFLSFALLGLLPLAAKKGLGWLKARRMKSGPPDNPV; encoded by the coding sequence ATGTCCACAGGAAAAGGCAGGACGGTCCGGCTCCTGGTCCTCGCTTCAGCCGCCGCCGCCATCGGCCTTTTTTTCGCATCGGGCCTTCACCGCCATTTCACTCTTGAGCAGGCCGGGCTTTACCGGGAAAAATTCTCCCATGCATACTCATCGGACACCTTTTTCGTAATCGCCTTATATTTCTGCGTTTATGTCGCAGCAACGGCCCTGTCCCTTCCCGGGGCGGCCATTTTGTCGCTTTTGGGCGGGGCGATTTTCGGCCTTTGGGCAGGAGTCGTCATAGTGTCCTTCGCCAGCAGCCTGGGGGCCCTGGCCGCCTGCGCCCTCTGCCGCTTCGTTTTTCGGGACTGGGTGGAAAAAAAATTCGGCGAGCGTCTTGTCGCGATAAACCGGGGCATTGAAAACGAGGGGGCCTTCTACCTTTTCGGCTTGAGGCTGGTTCCGGTCTTCCCGTTCTGGCTGGTGAACCTTGCCATGGGGCTCACCTCCATGCGCCTTCGTACCTTCTACTGGGTTTCCCAGCTGGGAATGTTTCCGGCCACGGTGGTCTTCATAAACGCAGGGAAAGAGCTTGGCCGGATAAGGAACACCTCTGACATACTTTCGCCAAGCCTCTTCCTGTCCTTCGCCCTTCTGGGGCTTTTGCCCCTGGCCGCGAAAAAGGGCCTTGGCTGGTTGAAAGCCAGACGAATGAAATCGGGCCCGCCGGATAACCCAGTGTGA
- a CDS encoding bifunctional transaldolase/phosoglucose isomerase translates to MSKLHELAKVGQSIWFDFIRRDLLTCGQLCSLVESGVCGVTSNPAIFEKAILSSDSYDADILRLALSGRSVEEIYEALAVADISAAADVLLPVYEKSGGADGFVSLEVNPALANDAAGTVAEAKRLFLAVNRPNLMIKVPATRAGLAAIRELIASGVNVNATLLFGLENYRETAQAYMEGLKRLVAQGPSVPGGHAANRVASVASLFVSRLDTALDGILIQKGAGELAGSMAVDNARAVYRAFGEIFKGPDWDGLKQAGARVQKLLWASTGVKNPNYPDTLYVDALIGPHTVNTLPPATLEGFLDHGSVCESVTGGLDLALSRLSRLASLGIDLSEVTEKLQQDGLDQFMKAYESLLAGIGKKRDALAGNGEGVLFQLGRLKPAADAALGDLLIKDAVARIWAKDHTLWKDDPKEISNRLGWLFSPEKMKPALGEITAFVDEVKKAGYTRALLLGMGGSSMAPEVFRKVFGVREGFLDLDVLDSTDPAAVLAKAGWAEPKSTLFIVSTKSGGTVETLSFAKYFYNRALEALGPEEAGKRFAAITDPGSSLSEMAERLKFRKCFLNDPDIGGRYSGLSFFGLVPAALVGADVGRLLESGARAASEARKTGRENTALVLGAAMGGLALAGSDKLTLALSPRLSAFGAWAEQLVAESLGKEGRGVVPVDGEALGSPETYSSDRFFVSLGLAGEENCEKALDALSAAGFPVARIRLSEPEELAGEFFRWEMATAIAGAALSVNPFDQPNVEAAKVQSREVMAAFAKDGVLPDEAPLFSQDGIGVVADFSAATLTHALSRFFSAAAPGEVSGKGRAYASIHAYVPPSAETDAAIASLQEAIRRRYGVAVTRGYGPRFLHSTGQLHKGDAGNGLFIQIVGSIDRDTPIPAEAGKPESVMSFGVLRAAQALGDAKALRANGRRVARFLVGTDAASATRLIAENLG, encoded by the coding sequence ATGTCCAAACTTCACGAATTGGCCAAGGTCGGCCAAAGCATATGGTTCGACTTCATAAGGCGCGACCTTTTAACCTGCGGCCAGCTTTGCTCCCTTGTGGAAAGCGGGGTCTGCGGGGTTACGTCCAACCCCGCCATTTTCGAAAAGGCGATACTTTCCTCCGATTCCTACGATGCGGACATCCTTCGACTGGCCCTTTCCGGCAGGTCCGTGGAGGAGATTTACGAGGCCCTGGCCGTGGCGGATATCTCGGCTGCCGCAGACGTCCTTTTGCCCGTATACGAAAAATCCGGGGGCGCGGACGGTTTTGTGAGCCTGGAGGTGAATCCGGCCCTGGCCAATGACGCGGCGGGAACCGTGGCCGAGGCCAAAAGGCTTTTTCTTGCCGTCAACCGGCCCAACCTCATGATAAAGGTCCCCGCCACAAGGGCGGGCCTGGCGGCCATCCGGGAACTCATCGCAAGCGGAGTGAACGTCAACGCCACCCTTTTGTTCGGATTGGAAAACTACCGGGAAACGGCCCAGGCTTACATGGAGGGGCTGAAACGGCTCGTGGCCCAGGGGCCGTCGGTTCCGGGCGGCCACGCCGCAAACCGGGTAGCCTCGGTGGCCTCGCTTTTCGTAAGCCGCCTGGACACGGCTCTTGACGGCATCCTGATTCAAAAGGGGGCCGGGGAGCTGGCGGGCAGTATGGCCGTGGACAACGCCAGGGCCGTCTACCGCGCTTTCGGTGAAATCTTCAAAGGCCCTGACTGGGATGGCCTGAAACAGGCCGGAGCCCGCGTTCAGAAGCTCCTGTGGGCCAGCACCGGGGTCAAGAACCCGAACTACCCGGACACCCTTTACGTGGATGCCTTAATCGGCCCGCATACCGTCAACACCCTTCCCCCGGCCACCCTGGAGGGCTTTCTGGATCACGGCTCGGTATGCGAATCCGTGACCGGGGGCCTCGATCTGGCCCTTTCACGCCTTTCGCGCCTGGCTTCGCTCGGAATCGATCTTTCCGAAGTGACGGAAAAGCTCCAGCAGGACGGGCTCGATCAGTTCATGAAGGCTTATGAATCCCTCCTGGCCGGAATAGGAAAGAAACGCGACGCCCTGGCGGGAAACGGCGAAGGCGTGCTTTTCCAGCTTGGCCGCTTAAAGCCCGCAGCCGACGCGGCCCTTGGCGATCTTCTTATAAAGGACGCAGTTGCGCGCATCTGGGCCAAGGACCACACCCTTTGGAAGGACGATCCCAAAGAGATTTCAAACCGCTTGGGCTGGCTCTTCTCGCCCGAAAAAATGAAACCCGCCCTGGGTGAGATAACGGCCTTCGTGGACGAGGTGAAAAAGGCCGGTTACACCAGGGCGCTTTTGTTGGGCATGGGCGGAAGCAGCATGGCCCCTGAGGTCTTCCGCAAAGTTTTCGGAGTCCGGGAGGGCTTTCTCGACCTCGACGTCCTGGACAGCACCGATCCTGCGGCGGTTCTTGCAAAGGCCGGGTGGGCGGAGCCGAAATCCACCCTTTTTATCGTTTCCACGAAAAGCGGCGGCACGGTGGAGACGCTTTCCTTTGCCAAGTACTTCTACAACAGGGCCCTTGAAGCTCTTGGGCCGGAGGAGGCCGGAAAACGGTTCGCGGCCATAACCGACCCAGGAAGCAGCCTTTCCGAAATGGCCGAAAGGCTTAAGTTCCGCAAGTGCTTCTTAAATGACCCGGACATAGGCGGGCGCTACAGCGGGCTATCTTTTTTCGGGCTGGTCCCCGCTGCCCTCGTGGGCGCCGACGTGGGAAGGCTCCTTGAAAGCGGCGCAAGGGCGGCTTCGGAAGCAAGGAAGACCGGGCGTGAAAACACGGCCCTGGTGCTGGGCGCGGCCATGGGCGGCCTGGCCCTGGCCGGAAGCGACAAGCTGACCCTGGCTCTGTCGCCAAGGCTCTCCGCCTTCGGGGCCTGGGCCGAACAACTGGTGGCCGAAAGCCTGGGAAAGGAGGGTAGGGGGGTGGTGCCGGTGGACGGCGAAGCCCTGGGAAGCCCCGAAACCTATTCGTCCGACCGCTTTTTCGTATCCCTGGGCCTTGCCGGTGAGGAAAACTGCGAAAAGGCCCTGGATGCCCTTTCCGCCGCTGGCTTTCCCGTTGCCCGCATAAGGCTTTCAGAGCCTGAGGAACTCGCCGGGGAGTTTTTCCGATGGGAAATGGCCACGGCCATCGCCGGGGCCGCGCTTTCGGTGAATCCCTTTGATCAGCCCAACGTGGAGGCTGCCAAGGTCCAGTCACGCGAGGTGATGGCGGCCTTTGCAAAAGACGGCGTACTTCCGGATGAAGCGCCCCTTTTCAGCCAGGACGGGATCGGAGTGGTTGCGGATTTTTCGGCTGCCACCCTCACCCACGCCCTTTCGCGCTTCTTCTCGGCTGCGGCCCCTGGCGAAGTTTCGGGAAAGGGCAGGGCCTATGCCTCCATCCACGCCTACGTGCCGCCCAGCGCCGAAACTGACGCGGCGATAGCAAGCCTCCAGGAGGCCATAAGGCGAAGGTACGGGGTTGCGGTCACCAGGGGCTACGGCCCAAGGTTTTTGCACTCCACCGGCCAGCTTCACAAGGGAGACGCGGGAAACGGCCTTTTCATCCAGATAGTGGGGAGCATTGACCGCGACACCCCGATTCCCGCAGAGGCTGGAAAGCCCGAAAGCGTCATGAGCTTCGGAGTACTTCGCGCGGCCCAGGCCCTGGGCGACGCCAAGGCGCTTAGAGCCAACGGCAGGAGGGTGGCCCGCTTTCTGGTGGGAACGGACGCAGCATCGGCCACGCGCCTGATTGCGGAAAACCTTGGTTGA
- a CDS encoding cold-shock protein encodes MADRETGTVKWFNEKKGFGFIQRDQGGDIFAHYSAIQSSGFKTLAEGQKVEFKVVNNAKGPAAEGIVVVD; translated from the coding sequence ATGGCGGATCGTGAAACAGGCACGGTAAAATGGTTCAACGAGAAAAAGGGTTTTGGTTTCATTCAGCGCGACCAGGGAGGCGACATCTTCGCTCATTACAGCGCCATCCAGTCTTCGGGTTTCAAGACCCTCGCCGAAGGCCAGAAGGTGGAGTTCAAGGTGGTAAACAACGCCAAGGGACCGGCGGCTGAAGGAATCGTGGTTGTGGATTGA
- a CDS encoding FAD-dependent oxidoreductase, whose product MPYDYDIGIIGAGAAGLSAAAGAARFGARTLLLEKEKMGGDCLHFGCVPSKTLIKCASVYHAMKTASRYGLPSVEAPPVDFGAVSRRIEEVVEKIQEHDSAERFQSLGVDVVFGSARFSDEHRVEVSGKRLSAKNWLIATGSSPLVPPIPGLSEVPFLTNRDLFSLSKLPASLAILGAGPIGIEMAQAFARLGSKVSVIEMGGQILPAEDPDMALIIMDRLKAEGVDFIMGAKAVSVERADGGVAVNLENADKTPGRVMAESLLVAVGRSPNTEGLGLSRLAISSTRGGITVDGHLRTDRANIYAAGDCKAGLKFTHVAGYDASIFLTNSVLHLPRKSDYTRIPWCTYTDPELASVGLNEKRARSANEKFSVIVEEFSSNDRFLAEGAASGRIKLILGEQSRVLGVQIAGPHAGEILSGWVVALAGNVGLAKMAGAVFPYPTLSEIDKKVSGKVFEPKIFSDTVKKTLRLLFRYKGQGPG is encoded by the coding sequence ATGCCTTACGACTACGACATAGGAATAATTGGCGCAGGGGCCGCAGGGCTTTCGGCTGCTGCCGGGGCGGCCCGTTTCGGGGCCAGGACCCTTTTGCTGGAAAAGGAGAAGATGGGCGGGGACTGCCTTCATTTCGGCTGTGTTCCGTCCAAGACCCTCATAAAATGCGCTTCGGTTTATCACGCCATGAAGACAGCATCCCGCTACGGGCTGCCTTCCGTGGAAGCGCCGCCCGTGGATTTCGGGGCGGTTTCCAGAAGAATCGAAGAGGTTGTGGAGAAAATCCAGGAGCACGACAGCGCGGAGAGGTTCCAGAGCCTTGGGGTGGACGTGGTTTTCGGCTCGGCCCGGTTTTCCGACGAGCACAGGGTGGAAGTGTCGGGAAAACGCCTGTCCGCCAAAAACTGGCTCATCGCCACCGGCTCATCGCCCCTGGTTCCGCCCATACCTGGGCTTTCCGAAGTCCCCTTTCTCACCAACCGCGACCTTTTTTCCCTGTCGAAACTTCCCGCCTCCCTTGCAATACTGGGGGCCGGACCCATAGGGATCGAGATGGCCCAGGCCTTTGCCCGGCTTGGATCAAAGGTCTCGGTGATCGAGATGGGAGGCCAGATTCTGCCAGCGGAAGACCCGGACATGGCCCTTATCATTATGGACCGTCTGAAGGCCGAGGGCGTGGACTTCATCATGGGGGCAAAGGCCGTTTCAGTGGAGCGCGCCGATGGCGGCGTGGCCGTCAACCTGGAAAACGCGGACAAGACCCCTGGCCGGGTTATGGCGGAATCGCTCCTGGTGGCGGTGGGAAGAAGCCCCAACACCGAAGGGCTTGGGCTTTCGCGGCTCGCCATTTCATCCACGCGCGGCGGCATAACCGTGGACGGGCACCTTCGCACGGACCGGGCGAATATCTATGCGGCGGGCGACTGCAAGGCGGGCTTGAAGTTCACCCACGTGGCAGGCTATGACGCATCGATCTTTTTGACCAATTCAGTCTTGCACCTGCCCCGCAAAAGCGATTATACCAGGATACCCTGGTGCACATACACGGATCCCGAACTCGCCTCGGTTGGGCTTAACGAGAAGAGGGCCAGGTCAGCCAACGAGAAGTTCAGCGTGATCGTAGAAGAATTTTCCTCCAACGACCGGTTTCTGGCCGAAGGCGCGGCCAGCGGGCGCATCAAGCTCATACTGGGAGAACAGTCCAGGGTGTTGGGAGTCCAGATAGCGGGCCCCCACGCCGGGGAGATTCTTTCCGGCTGGGTCGTGGCTCTGGCCGGAAACGTGGGCCTTGCGAAAATGGCCGGGGCCGTTTTCCCGTATCCCACCCTTTCGGAGATCGACAAGAAGGTTTCCGGCAAGGTTTTCGAGCCAAAAATTTTTTCAGACACCGTAAAAAAGACCTTGCGCCTGCTGTTCCGCTACAAGGGACAGGGGCCGGGATAA
- a CDS encoding DUF547 domain-containing protein, which yields MTLKARLLPLLVLLLLAFPVASPAFSEPDNGVYAGLLDRHNKKGVLDYKGLKSEEALLDSYLAVLARVKPDELPRDSQLAFYINLYNASTIKLVLSEYPGIKSIKDVGGFFGPWKKKFVRLGGKTVTLGHIEHQILRPRFADPRVHFALVCASRGCPPLLGAPYEGSLVNRQLDEVVTGAVNDPARTYVKDGRIYVSRIFKWFSGDFGKDPIGFVERYARGHLKEAIAGSRKDLKIEYLEYDWSLNGR from the coding sequence ATGACACTGAAGGCCCGGCTCCTGCCGTTGCTCGTATTGCTTCTGCTGGCCTTTCCGGTGGCGTCCCCGGCTTTTTCCGAGCCTGACAACGGCGTTTACGCCGGGCTTTTGGACCGCCACAACAAAAAGGGCGTTTTGGACTACAAGGGGCTCAAAAGTGAAGAGGCCCTGCTCGACAGCTACCTCGCAGTTCTTGCCAGGGTGAAGCCGGACGAACTGCCCCGCGACTCCCAACTGGCCTTTTACATCAACCTTTACAACGCATCCACCATCAAGCTGGTTCTTTCGGAGTATCCCGGAATTAAAAGCATAAAGGACGTGGGCGGCTTTTTCGGCCCCTGGAAGAAGAAGTTCGTGAGGCTCGGCGGAAAAACCGTGACCCTTGGACACATAGAGCACCAGATACTGCGCCCGCGCTTCGCCGACCCCCGGGTTCATTTCGCCCTGGTGTGCGCATCCAGGGGTTGTCCGCCGCTTTTGGGCGCGCCTTACGAGGGAAGTCTCGTCAACCGCCAGTTGGACGAGGTGGTGACGGGCGCGGTCAACGATCCTGCCCGTACCTACGTGAAGGATGGCCGCATTTACGTTTCCAGGATTTTCAAATGGTTTTCGGGCGACTTCGGCAAAGACCCCATAGGATTCGTGGAGCGCTATGCCAGGGGGCATCTGAAGGAAGCCATCGCCGGGTCCAGAAAGGACCTTAAGATCGAGTATCTCGAATATGACTGGTCGTTGAACGGCCGCTGA